In Castanea sativa cultivar Marrone di Chiusa Pesio chromosome 6, ASM4071231v1, a single window of DNA contains:
- the LOC142638619 gene encoding uncharacterized protein LOC142638619, translated as MCCQRPSTSTSKKKKHFNFPTYSLSLSLPIRLFSTELEFTIPSPSQKKKKKKMKKPGFFAASVAAASATISASSPSSVCNTTQQEAELSKNQASSSHLRSSSTEKFAPRFDGLRFIETLVTAHR; from the exons ATGTGCTGTCAACGACCTTCAACTTCaaccagcaaaaaaaaaaaacacttcaacTTCCCAACTtattctctctcactttctcttCCAATCAGACTCTTCTCTACAGAACTAGAGTTTACTATTCCATCtccaagccaaaaaaaaaaaaaaaaaaaaatgaagaaaccaGGATTCTTTGCTGCCTCAGTTGCCGCAGCTTCTGCTACCATCTCTGCTTCTTCCCCAAGCTCTGTCTGTAATACTACTCAACAG GAGGCTGAATTGAGCAAAAATCAAGCAAGCTCTTCACATCTAAGGTCATCTTCGACTGAAAAATTTGCGCCGAGGTTTGATGGTCTAAGATTCATTGAAACGCTGGTCACTGCTCACAGATAA
- the LOC142640998 gene encoding riboflavin synthase encodes MAISCFSLTSFSKIPKPTFPKTTILIPPTFSPKPHLKFNPISKPSTLSLFLPIQKNPKTHFRTRFESHICCLFTGIVEEVGEIKQLGIAEDGGFDMRIAAKTVLEGVNLGDSIAVNGTCLTVAEFDTQLSEFTVGLAPETLRKTSLIELGPGSLVNLERAVQPTSRMGGHFVQGHVDGTGEIVSKEPEGDSLWIKVKTGKELLKYIVPKGFIAVDGTSLTVVDVFDDEDCFNFMLVAYTQEKVVIPLKNVGQKVNLEVDILGKYVERLLSSGFVDSIKSS; translated from the coding sequence ATGGCTATTTCTTGTTTCTCTCTCACATCATTCtccaaaatcccaaaacccaCATTTCCAAAAACCACAATTCTCATTCCCCCTACTTTCTCACCCAAACCCCACCTCAAATTCAACCCCATTTCCAAAccctccactctctctctcttcctcccaatccaaaaaaaccccaaaacccatttCAGAACTCGATTCGAATCCCACATCTGTTGCCTCTTCACCGGCATAGTTGAAGAAGTGGGCGAGATTAAGCAACTGGGTATCGCCGAAGATGGCGGATTCGACATGAGAATAGCCGCAAAGACCGTTCTGGAAGGAGTAAATCTCGGTGACAGCATTGCTGTTAATGGTACCTGCTTAACGGTCGCTGAATTCGATACCCAATTGTCCGAATTCACTGTCGGTTTAGCGCCGGAGACACTGCGGAAGACCTCGTTGATCGAGCTCGGGCCAGGCTCCCTCGTGAATTTGGAGCGGGCGGTGCAACCCACGAGCCGAATGGGGGGCCATTTTGTGCAGGGGCATGTGGATGGGACTGGGGAGATAGTGTCAAAGGAGCCTGAGGGGGATTCCTTGTGGATAAAGGTAAAGACTGGGAAGGAGTTGTTGAAATATATAGTGCCCAAAGGGTTTATTGCTGTGGATGGGACTAGTTTGACAGTTGTGGATGTGTTTGATGATGAGGATTGCTTTAATTTCATGTTGGTAGCTTATACTCAGGAGAAGGTGGTGATTCCTTTAAAGAATGTTGGGCAGAAGGTGAATTTGGAGGTGGATATATTGGGGAAGTATGTGGAGAGATTGCTGAGTAGTGGGTTTGTTGATTCAATTAAATCTTCTTGA